Within Dreissena polymorpha isolate Duluth1 chromosome 13, UMN_Dpol_1.0, whole genome shotgun sequence, the genomic segment tatatatccgtgtaaattacacataattacaGTGATACAACCTGCAAAAAAGGTGGTCCAGTAAGTCCTGGTGCGGTCGAGTATTATTTTATAGCTTGGTGGACCGACGGTCCACTGCTTTGAAATTGTATTCGTAAAGACTGCTCTTAAGTCAGGGTTTTTTCTgtatattttgggaaaaggagtctgaccaaatagggaattttttatcgacaaaattggccattttgggaatttttgctttgtTGAAACCGCTCATTcgggaaaaaattgtgaaattattatgcttaaataattcattggtttaacaaataaatttgtatttatttgttattttgtcttctttatataaacagatgcaatattgggcatgttcaacgtttattcaagtactgcaattttgtttttcagttacagttacactctgagataagaattgtacagtcaaaaccttatagcagatatttttgaccaaaacaaacactggttagtcagtagtcacacaagttataagacacttcattcttaaaaaaaataaacaaaataaaattatattttttttttttttgaaatttggatttttttataatttcggtttgagATCGGGTCCGTTTACTTTgagagtgcctccgttttccggaggcgcagacagtgctgaaaaacccccgTGAGTCTTCAGACAAAACAGCCAAGCAGGCtgacaaaataattgaaaagaaggcCAATGGCAGCTTCCTTGAGTCTCAGAGGGGATGAACAAATTTCAAGAAATTTCGAACACACAAAAAAGcaactaaaatataaataattaatgtcACAAACCTGTACATGTAACTATTTTCCTGTCCCCAAGGAATCCAATTCCTGTTATCCAAATAGGCACTCTCAGATTCAGCCAGTCATTCTTGACATTTTTGGCCAGAAACACCGGTTGTTCTGGTTTATTGAGATCCCATAGTTTCAAGTCAGCTTCTCTGCCCCCAGTGCTGAATGTGTCTGGTTGTGCAGGTTCACGAACCATGCATGTCAGATTTGACCCAGTGTTTATATCCTGAATAAGTTCACCATCTTTCCAAACGTTTACCACACCCGATTCCAGCGCAAGCACTGTGGCGCTACGATCGTAAAACGCTGTCCTCAAGTCCCCGTTGCCTTGTTCGAACTGTGTGAACTCAGAAAAGCTGTTGTCTATTAATTTTACTGTGGCGATTCGTTTATTTCGCAACCCAACACAGATCTCTGATTCATGTTCACCAACCCATGTCAGAGACCTTATTTCGTTCGATTTTTCTGGTGTTGCCACAGTGTTTAAATTTGTCCAATACTCTTTGACCGTGTTGATTCCCTTCAAAAGGCCCGTTTCAGATCCAACGAACACGTTGAATGTGGGCGCAGCCATTTGCTATGGTGACCCGTTTGATTGAGTTTCGCATAAACCCCGTCTTCTCCAAACCCTTATATGGAAAAGGGCTACAATGCACTAAATGAATTCAACAAACTGGATATCATTTCGGAAAACTTGTATGTGTGTACATACTGGCAACATGTGTGAATTTATTTTTGATTGCGATCCACTGTAAGTTGAAAAAAGAGAGACaaaattgtttatgaaaaaaatagttGTTCATATTTAGCCTTAAAATAAGTATTGGCCGACTACGCTCGGATATGAGGTAAACAAGCCCTATTATTGTTTTTGTCACGGACTCTTGATgaggtcaatatacgctccgtgtttttgtataataattgttGGTAATTTATCATTTCCTATGCCATTTCCTATGCACAAAATGAAGATTGAACATTAATTATAACATCGTTCGGCTGATACAAGGTGTCAGAAATCATTTGAAAGTGTAAAGGCGTTTTTACGATTTATTACAATCATGTGAAATAACAAAGGAATTCACGAGCTTTAAATAGCAGTGTTCGTCTTTAAATCAACCAGACTTTCTCTTTATAGAATTTTCCGTCTCACAATCGTTGACGGACATGGCTATTCAactcaatatttttattcaatatatagcTACCCTAATAACCgactttaatatgttttaaaaggaAGATCGGACACCCCGCCGTGTACTGCAGCAAAGAAAACCTCACTCCTGTCTCTTAAAAGCACAAATAGGACTATTTCCGTAAGTGTTTTGGACTCTCGGCCACTTTACCCTATTTACTGTACTCAAGACTACGTTACTGTAACGACTAGCCGCTTAACGGTTCGTCCGTAAGAATAAGATACCTAATTTCAGGTCTACTCTCCCCTAATAATAAGGAGGTTAACTGCATATACTTCCATACTGCGCCTAATTATATGGGTATAACTGTGGTCGCGTTCGTGGTCATAACTGTACGGAGTTTTTGTTTAATGAACAGTACCGAAATTTACGGTGCTGGTACTGTCCCATCTCACTGTTGCACAGTCGGTTTCAATGACGTCCGTGACGCCATGGGAGTCAAATTCTCAGTTAAATGTCTCTTGCAATGatgtgtcaattactccatcaagttctgttaagtacctaggtgctgtattggaccagttcctgtctggtaaaaccattgctagatcaattattacaaaggcaaactcaaggttaaagttcctatacagaaatagtaagttcttaacattgcacaccagaaaactcattgtcatgtctcttatacagtgccactttgactacgcctgctctttttggtaccctggtcttattcagtcacttaaaaataggcttcaaactacacaacacaagatgattaggtttgttctgaatatggataacagatcacatgttggtcaagaacagttttcacatttaggttggctgcctgtttcaaaaagagtagaa encodes:
- the LOC127855147 gene encoding WD repeat-containing protein 74-like; translation: MAAPTFNVFVGSETGLLKGINTVKEYWTNLNTVATPEKSNEIRSLTWVGEHESEICVGLRNKRIATVKLIDNSFSEFTQFEQGNGDLRTAFYDRSATVLALESGVVNVWKDGELIQDINTGSNLTCMVREPAQPDTFSTGGREADLKLWDLNKPEQPVFLAKNVKNDWLNLRVPIWITGIGFLGDRKIVTCTGYHQVRVYDPQSQRRPVLDMSWEEYPITAMSLYRDNQVVVGNTHGSMALLDIRTGKLVHNFKGFAGSIRSIQCHGSQPVVASCGLDRFFRVHDINSRELIHKKYLKSRLNCMLMTGMRWQDLDSESAVEQISTEQNIGTVEQTPEGKATEDNEDEIWNQMEIVKTKTIKRKDVIADKDSVKGKKLKMKKK